The following are from one region of the Oryzias latipes chromosome 12, ASM223467v1 genome:
- the LOC101159118 gene encoding protein AMBP isoform X2, translated as MHEMTHLMVLLVLGSARTQQVPIVLQENFELEKFMGRWYEVAVASTCPHYMQRKRENAVMVALKLEHVPFGSNFTMTTATSRNSSCVETSTNYFLTNTTGRFFHHVSRFRADIDSFVLHTDEDDGYTVMLQLSTEKPSGNKTSIIKLYSRTADVSPTVLHQFQALTRLYGMSDDAIIINQNKGEQMTRLQVPVSL; from the exons ATGCACGAAATGACACATCTGATGGTTCTTCTGGTTCTGGGTTCTGCCAGGACCCAACAAGTTCCAATTGTCTTGCAGGAGAACTTTGAGTTAGAGAAG TTTATGGGGAGGTGGTACGAAGTGGCGGTGGCGTCCACATGCCCGCACTACATGCAACGGAAAAGGGAAAACGCTGTGATGGTTGCTTTGAAACTGGAGCATGTCCCTTTTGGGAGCAACTTTACCATGACAACCGCTACCTCAAG GAACAGCTCCTGCGTAGAGACCTCCACCAACTATTTCCTCACTAACACTACAGGACGATTCTTCCATCACGTCTCTC GATTCAGAGCAGACATCGATTCATTTGTGCTTCacactgatgaagatgatggttACACagtgatgctgcagctgagcacaGAGAAGCCATCAGGAAACAAAACCAGTATAATCAAACTCTACA GTCGAACTGCAGATGTGAGTCCTACTGTTCTGCACCAGTTTCAAGCTCTGACCAGACTTTATGGAATGAGCGATGACGCCATTATTATCAACCAGAACAAAG GTGAACAGATGACCCGGCTGCAGGTTCCTGTTTCCCTTTGA
- the lcn2 gene encoding neutrophil gelatinase-associated lipocalin isoform X1 encodes MRFTVATVAMVMLCVMAIHADVKPQKDFNLQKFTGKWYRVGFAYDSPGFAPYRDKLRASMGMITQMPDGNANLTMWELSPLGCQSLMYQYNKTNVPGEFIYFSTRHNMLKDITVVDTNYTEYALVLKHKGCLFSVPCSTISVLPFAGRTPRVRYNILQKFKAFSLSQGLPKESILVPPPAENCPTSESAQ; translated from the exons ATGAGGTTCACTGTTGccactgttgccatggtgatgctGTGTGTAATGGCTATCCATGCAGATGTTAAGCCTCAGAAAGACTTCAACCTGCAGAAG TTTACAGGAAAATGGTACCGTGTTGGCTTTGCCTATGACTCTCCAGGTTTTGCGCCATACAGGGACAAACTTAGGGCATCTATGGGCATGATCACCCAGATGCCTGATGGCAACGCAAACCTCACCATGTGGGAGCTCTC GCCTCTGGGTTGTCAAAGCCTGATGTACCAATATAACAAAACCAATGTACCTGGAGAATTCATCTACTTCAGCACAC GTCACAACATGTTGAAGGACATCACAGTGGTGGACACAAACTACACTGAATATGCTTTGGTTCTTAAGCACAAG GGTTGTCTGTTTTCGGTCCCCTGCTCCACAATCTCTGTTCTCCCGTTTGCAGGCCGCACACCAAGAGTTCGCTACAACATTCTCCAGAAGTTTAAGGCCTTTAGTTTGTCCCAAGGTTTACCCAAAGAGTCCATTTTGGTTCCACCTCCAGCAG AGAATTGCCCGACATCTGAATCTGCACAGTAG
- the LOC101171757 gene encoding protein AMBP has protein sequence SILVFAVCLSGTGADVDAYVLHTNYDEYAVMIMIKIRVTGERITTLRLYSRTMTVRPTVLEDFKTLVKEQQLGEDNIIIKEDKGICVPGKPVTEPESQQNPQRGRRPVVPSLSPADLEAFEDEASSLFNDTGVCAQAPDSGLCFGYFERYFYNFRKGRCEIFIYGGCLGNQNNFLTEKECLQRCLPY, from the exons TCAATTCTTGTGTTTGCTGTTTGTCTTTCAGGGACGGGAGCTGATGTGGACGCCTATGTGCTCCACACAAACTACGATGAATACGCTGTCATGATTATGATCAAGATTAGGGTCACGGGTGAAAGGATAACTACACTCAGGCTTTAca gtCGAACCATGACTGTGAGGCCCACTGTGCTGGAAGACTTTAAAACACTGGTCAAAGAGCAGCAACTGGGTGAAGACAACATCATCATCAAAGAAGACAAAG GTATATGTGTTCCTGGAAAGCCGGTCACAGAGCCAGAATCCCAACAAAACCCTCAG agggggaggagaccgGTGGTGCCCTCTTTGTCTCCAGCAGACTTGGAAGCTTTTGAGGATGAGGCTTCCTCTCTGTTCAATGATACTG GGGTGTGTGCACAAGCTCCAGATTCTGGGCTGTGTTTCGGGTATTTTGAGCGTTATTTCTACAACTTCAGAAAGGGGAGGTGTGAGATCTTCATCTACGGAGGCTGCCTTGGCAACCAGAACAACTTCTTAACTGAAAAAGAGTGTCTGCAGAGATGTCTCCcatactga
- the lcn2 gene encoding neutrophil gelatinase-associated lipocalin isoform X2 produces MRFTVATVAMVMLCVMAIHADVKPQKDFNLQKFTGKWYRVGFAYDSPGFAPYRDKLRASMGMITQMPDGNANLTMWELSPLGCQSLMYQYNKTNVPGEFIYFSTRHNMLKDITVVDTNYTEYALVLKHKVYNREYTQVALYGRTPRVRYNILQKFKAFSLSQGLPKESILVPPPAENCPTSESAQ; encoded by the exons ATGAGGTTCACTGTTGccactgttgccatggtgatgctGTGTGTAATGGCTATCCATGCAGATGTTAAGCCTCAGAAAGACTTCAACCTGCAGAAG TTTACAGGAAAATGGTACCGTGTTGGCTTTGCCTATGACTCTCCAGGTTTTGCGCCATACAGGGACAAACTTAGGGCATCTATGGGCATGATCACCCAGATGCCTGATGGCAACGCAAACCTCACCATGTGGGAGCTCTC GCCTCTGGGTTGTCAAAGCCTGATGTACCAATATAACAAAACCAATGTACCTGGAGAATTCATCTACTTCAGCACAC GTCACAACATGTTGAAGGACATCACAGTGGTGGACACAAACTACACTGAATATGCTTTGGTTCTTAAGCACAAGGTCTATAACAGAGAGTACACACAGGTGGCCCTTTATG GCCGCACACCAAGAGTTCGCTACAACATTCTCCAGAAGTTTAAGGCCTTTAGTTTGTCCCAAGGTTTACCCAAAGAGTCCATTTTGGTTCCACCTCCAGCAG AGAATTGCCCGACATCTGAATCTGCACAGTAG
- the LOC101159118 gene encoding protein AMBP isoform X1: protein MHEMTHLMVLLVLGSARTQQVPIVLQENFELEKFMGRWYEVAVASTCPHYMQRKRENAVMVALKLEHVPFGSNFTMTTATSRNSSCVETSTNYFLTNTTGRFFHHVSRFRADIDSFVLHTDEDDGYTVMLQLSTEKPSGNKTSIIKLYSRTADVSPTVLHQFQALTRLYGMSDDAIIINQNKGVCFPGEQMTRLQVPVSL, encoded by the exons ATGCACGAAATGACACATCTGATGGTTCTTCTGGTTCTGGGTTCTGCCAGGACCCAACAAGTTCCAATTGTCTTGCAGGAGAACTTTGAGTTAGAGAAG TTTATGGGGAGGTGGTACGAAGTGGCGGTGGCGTCCACATGCCCGCACTACATGCAACGGAAAAGGGAAAACGCTGTGATGGTTGCTTTGAAACTGGAGCATGTCCCTTTTGGGAGCAACTTTACCATGACAACCGCTACCTCAAG GAACAGCTCCTGCGTAGAGACCTCCACCAACTATTTCCTCACTAACACTACAGGACGATTCTTCCATCACGTCTCTC GATTCAGAGCAGACATCGATTCATTTGTGCTTCacactgatgaagatgatggttACACagtgatgctgcagctgagcacaGAGAAGCCATCAGGAAACAAAACCAGTATAATCAAACTCTACA GTCGAACTGCAGATGTGAGTCCTACTGTTCTGCACCAGTTTCAAGCTCTGACCAGACTTTATGGAATGAGCGATGACGCCATTATTATCAACCAGAACAAAG GTGTGTGTTTTCCAGGTGAACAGATGACCCGGCTGCAGGTTCCTGTTTCCCTTTGA